The Pseudomonas baetica genome includes a region encoding these proteins:
- the zigA gene encoding zinc metallochaperone GTPase ZigA → MSAVLPVTVLSGFLGAGKSTLLNYVLRNRDGLRVAVIVNDMSEINIDGSEVQRDVSLNRAEEKLVEMSNGCICCTLREDLLEEVSKLAREGRFDYLLIESTGISEPLPVAETFTFRDEQGQSLADVARLDTMVTVVDGVNFLLDYQAAESLASRGETLGEEDERSITDLLIEQIEFADVLLISKIDLISQREREELIAILQRLNAQAEIIPMVMGEVPLEKILNTGRFDFEKAAQAPGWLQELRGEHVAETEEYGIASTAYRARRPFHPQRFFSFIDRPWLNGKLLRSKGFFWLASKPTDAGSWSQAGGLMRHGFAGRWWRFVEKNQWPQDQESTAAIMGNWTPSVGDCRQELVFIGQNIDFVQLSAELDGCLLTDDEMAIGVEGWRLLPDPFGPWHEEVA, encoded by the coding sequence ATGTCAGCCGTACTGCCAGTGACCGTTCTTTCCGGATTTCTCGGCGCCGGAAAAAGTACACTTTTGAATTACGTACTACGTAATCGCGACGGCTTGCGCGTCGCGGTAATCGTCAATGATATGAGCGAGATCAACATCGATGGCAGCGAAGTCCAGCGTGATGTCAGCCTGAACCGCGCGGAAGAAAAACTTGTCGAAATGAGCAACGGCTGTATCTGCTGTACGTTACGTGAAGACTTGCTCGAAGAAGTCAGCAAACTGGCCCGAGAAGGGCGTTTCGATTACTTGCTCATCGAATCCACCGGCATTTCCGAGCCGCTGCCAGTGGCAGAGACCTTCACCTTTCGCGATGAACAGGGGCAAAGCCTCGCCGACGTAGCTCGTCTCGACACCATGGTCACTGTAGTCGACGGCGTGAATTTCCTGCTCGACTACCAGGCTGCCGAAAGCCTCGCCTCTCGCGGTGAGACCCTCGGCGAAGAGGACGAACGCTCCATTACCGACTTGCTGATCGAGCAAATCGAGTTTGCTGACGTGCTGCTCATCAGCAAGATCGATCTGATCAGCCAGCGTGAGCGTGAGGAGCTGATCGCCATCCTCCAGCGCCTTAACGCCCAAGCTGAAATTATCCCGATGGTGATGGGCGAAGTGCCGCTGGAGAAGATCCTCAACACTGGCCGTTTCGACTTCGAAAAAGCCGCGCAAGCACCCGGCTGGCTGCAGGAGTTGCGCGGTGAGCACGTCGCGGAAACCGAGGAGTACGGCATTGCTTCCACCGCCTACCGCGCGCGTCGGCCTTTTCACCCGCAGCGTTTCTTCAGCTTCATCGACCGCCCATGGCTGAACGGCAAACTGCTGCGCTCCAAAGGTTTCTTCTGGTTGGCGAGCAAGCCCACGGACGCAGGCAGTTGGTCGCAGGCCGGCGGTTTGATGCGCCATGGTTTTGCCGGGCGCTGGTGGCGGTTTGTGGAGAAAAACCAATGGCCGCAGGATCAGGAAAGCACCGCCGCCATCATGGGAAACTGGACGCCGAGTGTCGGAGATTGTCGTCAGGAGTTGGTGTTCATCGGACAGAACATCGATTTCGTACAGCTTTCTGCCGAACTCGATGGCTGCCTGCTAACCGATGATGAAATGGCGATCGGCGTTGAAGGCTGGCGATTGCTGCCGGATCCGTTCGGCCCTTGGCACGAAGAGGTGGCGTGA
- a CDS encoding DUF1826 domain-containing protein: MLALSLQQNRTRYQHQGATPKVLTGILEDDVNLSIWQRQLPLHIADFASLLLSLNESLAESLCLELPDEEAEPDLTGLALGFRDLQGYEGFIADIGWLVSAFACLLGARRIGLRLRVLDKAMCPRFHVDHVPVRLITTYAGVGSQWLREGAMDRQQLGQANAEPQEAGQVQQLKSADVALLKGEKWHGNEGFGLIHRSPQLASGERRLILTLDWLG; the protein is encoded by the coding sequence ATGCTCGCACTGAGTCTCCAGCAAAATCGCACGCGTTATCAGCATCAGGGAGCGACACCCAAAGTGCTGACGGGAATCCTTGAGGACGACGTCAACCTGAGCATCTGGCAGCGACAACTGCCATTGCATATCGCTGATTTCGCCAGTCTCCTGCTTTCGCTCAACGAGTCCCTGGCCGAGTCGCTGTGCCTGGAGTTACCCGACGAAGAGGCCGAACCGGATCTCACCGGGCTAGCCTTGGGATTTCGCGATCTACAAGGCTATGAAGGGTTTATCGCTGATATTGGATGGCTCGTCAGCGCCTTCGCCTGTCTGCTCGGCGCCCGGCGTATCGGCCTGCGCCTGCGGGTGCTGGATAAAGCGATGTGCCCACGTTTTCACGTCGATCATGTGCCCGTGCGCCTGATCACCACCTATGCCGGAGTCGGCAGCCAGTGGCTCAGGGAAGGTGCAATGGATCGTCAGCAACTGGGCCAGGCAAACGCCGAGCCGCAGGAAGCAGGGCAGGTCCAACAACTCAAAAGCGCTGATGTGGCGTTATTGAAAGGTGAAAAATGGCACGGCAATGAAGGCTTCGGCCTCATCCATCGCTCCCCGCAACTGGCGTCCGGCGAGCGTCGGCTGATCTTGACCCTCGACTGGCTCGGCTAA
- a CDS encoding NADH:ubiquinone oxidoreductase — protein MRWMGWSLLLMVVSSKVLAQACVVHSQGERVDVKVCQQNRNIPEKLFNDGFCQPTLAGQKVDVQYVDQCPTGAFGVCSNAQVANMPYRQDIHYYGVATDAAYLQPYCEGQSQGAWLKP, from the coding sequence ATGCGTTGGATGGGATGGTCGTTGCTGTTGATGGTGGTGTCGAGCAAAGTGTTGGCCCAAGCCTGTGTGGTGCACAGTCAGGGCGAGCGGGTCGACGTCAAAGTCTGCCAGCAGAACCGCAACATCCCGGAAAAACTGTTCAACGACGGCTTCTGCCAGCCAACGCTGGCCGGGCAGAAAGTCGACGTGCAGTACGTCGATCAATGCCCGACCGGTGCCTTCGGCGTTTGCAGCAACGCGCAAGTCGCCAATATGCCCTATCGCCAGGACATCCACTATTACGGCGTGGCCACTGATGCTGCCTATTTGCAGCCGTACTGCGAAGGCCAAAGCCAAGGCGCATGGCTCAAGCCTTGA
- a CDS encoding CobW family GTP-binding protein — protein MLQNIPTHVIAGPLGAGKTSLIRHLMAQRPEGERWAVLINEFGQIGLDAALLSRDGDGIALGEVAGGCLCCVNGAPFQIGLGRLLRKAKPDRLFIEPSGLGHPAQLIKQLSEAPWRGVLAVQPCVLVLDAQALQAGKPLPAAQQEALTSAGLLLLNKSENLDESVRNEITRQLPKVRLIWTQQAQLPVSELPGVRAKAVTAVDNLIVPKGLAQIPAVWSDPSVPICLSQAQDGGWSVGWRWHPSQIFDRQSVAAWLESLVWKRAKLVIHSVDEWVSANALDNAELDWQSSEWRRDSRIELIFGEAQEVGVLQRAISGCRVG, from the coding sequence ATGTTGCAGAACATTCCTACTCATGTCATCGCAGGTCCGTTAGGCGCCGGCAAGACCAGCCTGATCCGCCATCTCATGGCGCAACGCCCGGAAGGCGAACGCTGGGCGGTGCTGATTAATGAGTTCGGCCAGATCGGCCTCGACGCCGCGCTGCTGAGCCGCGACGGCGATGGTATCGCACTGGGTGAAGTGGCCGGGGGCTGCTTGTGTTGCGTCAATGGTGCGCCGTTTCAGATCGGCCTCGGCCGTTTACTGCGCAAGGCGAAGCCGGATCGGTTGTTTATCGAGCCGTCCGGATTGGGTCATCCGGCGCAACTCATCAAGCAGTTGAGCGAGGCGCCTTGGCGGGGTGTGCTGGCCGTTCAGCCGTGTGTTCTGGTGCTGGACGCCCAAGCGCTCCAAGCGGGGAAACCGTTGCCGGCCGCACAACAGGAAGCGTTGACCAGTGCCGGTTTATTGCTGCTGAACAAGTCTGAAAACCTTGATGAATCGGTGCGCAATGAAATCACCCGACAATTACCTAAAGTCAGGCTGATCTGGACGCAGCAAGCGCAATTGCCCGTGAGCGAATTGCCGGGGGTAAGGGCGAAAGCGGTGACGGCTGTGGATAACTTGATTGTGCCGAAGGGATTGGCACAGATCCCGGCAGTCTGGAGCGATCCGTCGGTGCCGATTTGCCTGAGTCAGGCGCAAGACGGCGGTTGGAGCGTCGGTTGGCGTTGGCATCCGAGTCAGATATTCGACCGCCAAAGCGTTGCAGCCTGGCTGGAGAGCCTTGTCTGGAAGAGGGCGAAGCTGGTTATCCACAGCGTTGATGAATGGGTCTCGGCGAACGCGCTGGATAATGCCGAGCTGGATTGGCAGTCGAGTGAATGGCGGCGGGATTCACGGATTGAGCTGATTTTCGGTGAGGCGCAGGAGGTTGGTGTTTTGCAGAGGGCGATATCGGGTTGTCGAGTGGGTTGA
- a CDS encoding DUF3301 domain-containing protein has translation MLTLENIFVLMLFAAAGAWLWHNHGLRERALERVKQHCINVGVELLDGNVALKKIGLIKDASGRRRLARIYTFEFTVTGETRHNGTITQFGAHSAQIELAPYPAPFDDTPPVVEVHKPRAEVIELSQWRQEHTKWKP, from the coding sequence ATGCTGACCCTCGAAAACATCTTCGTGCTGATGCTGTTCGCCGCTGCCGGCGCGTGGCTTTGGCACAACCACGGCTTGCGCGAGCGGGCGCTGGAGCGGGTCAAACAGCATTGCATCAACGTCGGCGTGGAGCTGCTGGACGGTAACGTCGCATTGAAGAAGATCGGCTTGATCAAGGATGCCAGCGGTCGACGACGCCTGGCGCGGATCTATACCTTCGAGTTCACCGTGACCGGCGAAACCCGGCACAACGGCACCATTACTCAGTTCGGTGCCCACAGTGCGCAGATCGAACTGGCGCCCTACCCGGCACCGTTCGACGATACGCCGCCGGTGGTCGAGGTTCACAAGCCACGCGCCGAAGTCATCGAGCTCAGTCAATGGCGGCAGGAACATACCAAGTGGAAACCCTGA
- the pdxY gene encoding pyridoxal kinase PdxY, which produces MKRTPHLLAIQSHVVFGHAGNSAAVFPMQRVGVNVWPLNTVQFSNHTQYGQWAGEVLAPQQIPELVEGIAAIGELGNCDAVLSGYLGSAAQGRAILSGVARIKSVNPKALYLCDPVMGHPEKGCSVPAEVSDFLLDEAAAVADFMCPNQLELDSFSGRKPQSLFDCLAMARALLARGPKAVLVKHLDYPGKPADGFEMLLVTADQSWHLRRPLLAFPRQPVGVGDLTSGLFLARVLLGDSLVAAFEFTAAAVHEVLLETQACASYELQLVRAQDRIAHPRVKFEATAISL; this is translated from the coding sequence ATGAAACGTACGCCTCATCTGCTCGCCATTCAGTCCCATGTGGTGTTCGGCCACGCCGGCAACAGCGCCGCAGTATTTCCGATGCAGCGGGTCGGGGTGAATGTCTGGCCGCTTAACACGGTGCAGTTCTCCAACCATACCCAGTACGGCCAGTGGGCCGGCGAAGTGTTGGCGCCGCAACAGATTCCCGAGTTGGTTGAAGGCATTGCGGCCATTGGCGAGCTGGGCAACTGCGATGCAGTGTTGTCCGGTTATCTCGGCAGCGCGGCGCAGGGCCGGGCGATTCTCAGCGGCGTGGCGCGGATCAAATCGGTCAATCCGAAAGCTTTGTATTTGTGCGACCCGGTGATGGGCCACCCGGAGAAGGGTTGCAGCGTGCCGGCGGAAGTCAGCGATTTCCTGCTGGACGAGGCGGCGGCCGTGGCCGACTTCATGTGCCCGAACCAGTTGGAGCTGGACAGCTTCTCCGGGCGCAAGCCGCAATCGCTGTTCGATTGCCTGGCGATGGCGCGGGCTCTTCTGGCGCGCGGGCCGAAAGCGGTATTGGTCAAGCATCTGGACTACCCGGGCAAACCGGCCGATGGTTTCGAGATGTTGTTGGTAACGGCTGACCAGAGCTGGCATCTGCGTCGTCCGTTGTTGGCGTTTCCGCGTCAGCCGGTGGGCGTGGGCGATCTGACGTCTGGCCTGTTTCTGGCGCGGGTGCTGCTCGGGGACAGTCTGGTGGCGGCGTTCGAGTTCACAGCAGCCGCGGTGCATGAAGTGCTGCTGGAGACCCAGGCATGCGCCAGTTATGAGCTGCAACTGGTGCGGGCGCAGGATCGGATTGCGCATCCGCGGGTGAAGTTCGAGGCCACCGCGATCAGTCTGTAA
- a CDS encoding acyl-CoA thioesterase has protein sequence MEPGNAQLSMTVLMTPDMANFSGNVHGGTLLKYLDEVAYACASRYAGRYVVTLSVDQVIFREPIHVGELVTFLASVNYTGNTSMEVGIKVVTENIRERSVRHTNSCFFTMVAVDDQRKPAAVPPLQPQNSEDKRRYMQAQQRRQIRQELEKRYQEIKGDA, from the coding sequence ATGGAACCCGGAAACGCCCAGCTGTCGATGACGGTACTGATGACCCCCGACATGGCCAATTTTTCTGGCAATGTCCACGGCGGCACCCTTCTCAAATACCTCGATGAAGTGGCCTACGCCTGCGCGAGCCGCTATGCCGGCCGCTACGTGGTGACGCTTTCGGTGGATCAGGTGATTTTCCGCGAGCCGATTCACGTCGGCGAACTGGTGACGTTCCTCGCTTCGGTCAACTACACCGGCAACACCTCGATGGAAGTCGGTATCAAAGTGGTGACCGAAAACATCCGCGAGCGGTCGGTACGTCACACCAATAGCTGCTTCTTCACCATGGTCGCGGTCGACGATCAGCGAAAACCGGCCGCCGTGCCGCCGCTACAACCGCAGAACAGCGAAGACAAGCGCCGATATATGCAGGCCCAGCAACGCCGGCAGATTCGTCAGGAGCTGGAAAAGCGTTATCAGGAAATAAAAGGCGACGCCTGA
- a CDS encoding cation:proton antiporter gives MHAISFIQDLAVIMLVAGVVTVLFHRFKQPVVLGYIVAGFIIGPHTPPFGLIHDEETIKTLAELGVIFLMFCLGLEFSLRKLFKVGATAFIAAFLEIVLMIWIGYEIGRWFDWNTMDSLFLGAILAISSTTIIVKALNDLKMKNERFAQLIFGVLIVEDILGIGIIALLSSIAVSGTVSSGEVFSTVGKLSLFMIVALVIGILLVPRLLAYVAKFDSNEMLLITVLGLCFGFCLLVVKLEYSMVLGAFLIGAIMAESRQLLKIERLIEPVRDLFSAIFFVAIGLMLDPMILLQYAWPIAVITVAVVLGKMLSCGLGAFIAGNDGRTSLRVGMGLSQIGEFSFIIAALGMTLQVTSNFLYPVAVAVSVITTLLTPYLIRAADPLSIKLSAAMPKPLARVLGMYGEWLRSIQPQGESAMLASMIRRILLQVGVNLALVIAIFFSGAYFAERISLSLQDWISDPSWQKALIWGGALLVSLPFLIPAYRKLKALSMLLAEMGVKPEMAGRHTQRVRRVISEVIPILSLLVIFLLLAALSASILPTNKLLVLIAVVAAAVAALLWRWFIRVHTRMQVALLETLDNHKESSGH, from the coding sequence ATGCATGCCATCAGCTTTATTCAGGACCTGGCAGTCATCATGTTGGTCGCGGGTGTGGTGACCGTTCTGTTTCACCGTTTCAAGCAGCCGGTAGTGCTCGGCTACATCGTCGCCGGCTTCATCATCGGCCCGCACACCCCGCCTTTCGGCCTGATCCACGACGAAGAAACCATCAAGACCCTTGCCGAGCTGGGGGTGATCTTCCTGATGTTCTGCCTCGGGCTCGAATTCAGCCTGCGCAAGTTGTTCAAGGTCGGCGCCACGGCGTTTATCGCGGCGTTCCTCGAAATCGTGCTGATGATCTGGATTGGCTACGAAATCGGCCGCTGGTTCGACTGGAACACCATGGATTCGCTGTTCCTCGGCGCGATTCTGGCGATTTCCTCGACCACCATCATCGTCAAGGCACTCAACGATCTGAAGATGAAGAACGAGCGCTTCGCGCAGTTGATCTTCGGCGTCTTGATCGTCGAGGACATCCTCGGCATCGGCATCATTGCCTTGCTGTCGAGTATTGCGGTCAGCGGCACCGTCAGCTCCGGCGAAGTGTTTTCCACGGTCGGCAAGCTGTCGCTGTTCATGATTGTCGCGCTGGTGATCGGCATTCTGCTGGTGCCGCGACTGTTGGCTTATGTGGCCAAATTCGACAGCAACGAGATGCTGCTGATCACCGTGCTGGGCCTGTGTTTCGGCTTCTGCCTGCTGGTAGTCAAGCTCGAATACAGCATGGTACTGGGGGCATTCCTGATCGGCGCAATCATGGCCGAGTCGCGGCAACTACTGAAAATCGAACGGCTGATCGAGCCGGTTCGTGATCTGTTCAGCGCCATCTTCTTCGTCGCCATCGGCCTGATGCTTGATCCGATGATCCTGCTGCAATACGCGTGGCCGATTGCGGTGATCACCGTCGCCGTGGTGCTCGGCAAGATGTTGTCTTGCGGGCTCGGAGCCTTTATCGCCGGCAATGACGGACGCACCTCACTGCGGGTCGGGATGGGGCTGTCACAGATCGGCGAATTTTCCTTCATCATCGCTGCGCTGGGCATGACGCTGCAGGTCACCAGCAACTTCCTGTATCCGGTCGCCGTGGCGGTGTCGGTGATCACCACGTTGCTGACGCCTTACCTGATTCGCGCGGCGGATCCGCTGTCGATCAAGCTGTCTGCCGCCATGCCCAAGCCTCTGGCAAGGGTGCTCGGAATGTACGGCGAATGGTTGCGCAGCATCCAGCCGCAAGGCGAGAGCGCCATGCTGGCGTCGATGATCCGACGAATTCTGTTGCAGGTGGGGGTCAATCTGGCACTGGTGATTGCGATCTTCTTCAGCGGGGCTTACTTCGCCGAGCGTATCTCGCTGTCGCTGCAAGACTGGATCAGTGACCCGAGCTGGCAGAAGGCGTTGATCTGGGGCGGGGCGCTGCTGGTGTCGTTGCCGTTCTTGATCCCGGCGTATCGCAAGCTCAAGGCGCTGTCGATGTTGCTGGCGGAGATGGGCGTGAAGCCGGAGATGGCCGGGCGGCACACGCAGCGAGTGCGCCGGGTGATCTCCGAAGTGATCCCGATTCTCTCGCTGCTGGTGATTTTCCTGCTGTTGGCAGCCTTGTCGGCCAGTATCTTGCCGACTAACAAGTTGCTGGTGCTGATTGCCGTGGTGGCGGCCGCCGTGGCGGCGTTGCTCTGGCGCTGGTTCATCCGCGTGCATACGCGGATGCAGGTGGCCTTGCTGGAAACCCTCGACAACCATAAGGAGTCATCGGGGCATTGA
- a CDS encoding SMI1/KNR4 family protein — protein sequence MEEIIEQLRDANEPVPVPLELPDEDLLVEIEEQLFIDIPFVFREFLLTVSDVVYGSLEPVTVTDPQSHTYLPDVAANAWDAGVDRSLIPICQDGDDYYCVEEDGTVVLWQAEEELIAEETWESVWHWARDVWLES from the coding sequence GTGGAAGAAATCATCGAACAACTGCGCGACGCCAACGAACCGGTACCGGTTCCCCTGGAGTTGCCTGACGAAGATCTGCTGGTCGAAATCGAAGAACAACTGTTCATCGATATTCCGTTTGTCTTCAGAGAGTTTTTGCTGACAGTCAGCGACGTGGTTTACGGTAGCCTGGAGCCGGTAACTGTCACCGACCCGCAATCGCACACCTACTTGCCGGATGTCGCCGCCAACGCTTGGGATGCCGGCGTGGATCGCAGCCTGATTCCAATCTGCCAGGACGGCGATGATTACTACTGCGTCGAAGAAGATGGCACGGTGGTGCTGTGGCAGGCTGAAGAAGAACTGATTGCCGAAGAAACGTGGGAGTCGGTGTGGCATTGGGCGCGGGACGTCTGGCTGGAAAGCTGA
- a CDS encoding Tim44 domain-containing protein, which yields MKRFLSIAMALCIGLTMSLDANAKRFGGGKSAGAAPTHQTSQMAPSSPGVGGAAATAGAAGAAGAAAKAGGASKWLGPLAGIAAGGLLASMFMGGGFQGMQIFDILIMAVIAFVIFRFIAARRRKQQEHLAPAGAPMQREVFEQKPAGMGSIFGGSAAPAAARPVINAPAWFNEQNFLEAARSHFQSLQQHWDANEMDKIAEFVTPQMLEFLKRERADLGDAFQSTYIDNLQVQLDGVDDRADKTIATLTFSGVSKTSRFDQGEVFSESWNMERPQGDNQPWLVAGIRQNG from the coding sequence ATGAAACGTTTTCTTAGCATCGCCATGGCGTTGTGCATCGGCCTGACGATGAGCCTCGACGCCAACGCCAAGCGCTTTGGTGGTGGCAAAAGCGCCGGCGCTGCGCCGACGCACCAGACCAGCCAGATGGCTCCTTCTTCTCCAGGCGTTGGCGGCGCTGCGGCGACCGCTGGTGCTGCCGGTGCCGCTGGCGCTGCTGCCAAGGCCGGCGGTGCTTCCAAGTGGCTTGGCCCTCTGGCCGGCATCGCCGCCGGCGGCCTGCTCGCTTCCATGTTCATGGGCGGCGGCTTCCAGGGCATGCAGATCTTCGACATCCTGATCATGGCCGTGATCGCGTTCGTCATCTTCCGCTTCATCGCCGCCCGTCGCCGCAAGCAGCAGGAGCATCTGGCTCCGGCCGGCGCGCCGATGCAGCGTGAAGTGTTCGAGCAAAAGCCTGCCGGCATGGGTTCGATCTTCGGTGGTTCGGCTGCACCTGCTGCCGCCCGTCCGGTAATCAACGCACCGGCCTGGTTCAACGAACAGAACTTCCTTGAAGCTGCGCGCAGCCACTTCCAGTCGCTGCAGCAGCACTGGGACGCCAACGAGATGGACAAAATCGCCGAGTTCGTAACCCCGCAAATGCTTGAGTTCCTCAAGCGTGAGCGTGCGGATCTGGGCGATGCTTTCCAGTCGACCTACATCGACAACCTCCAGGTACAACTGGACGGCGTGGATGACCGTGCGGACAAGACCATTGCCACCCTGACCTTCAGCGGTGTGTCGAAGACCTCGCGTTTCGACCAGGGCGAAGTGTTCAGCGAAAGCTGGAACATGGAACGTCCGCAGGGCGACAACCAGCCTTGGCTGGTGGCTGGTATCCGCCAGAACGGCTGA
- the uvrD gene encoding DNA helicase II: protein MRDDLSLLLNSLNDAQRQAVAAPVGRQLVLAGAGSGKTRVLVHRIAWLIQVENASPHSILSVTFTNKAAAEMRHRIEQLLGLNPAGMWVGTFHGLAHRLLRAHWQEAGLSQTFQILDSDDQQRLVKRVIRELGLDEQRWPARQAQWFINGQKDEGLRPQHIQASGDLYLATMRGIYEAYEAACLRAGVIDFSELLLRALDLWRDHPGLLAHYQKRFRHILVDEFQDTNAVQYAWLRLLGKGGDSLMVVGDDDQSIYGWRGAKIENIHQYSADFPDAVTIRLEQNYRSTAGILKAANALIANNTGRLGKELWTDGGDGEAINLYAAFNEHDEARYVVETIESALKTGLARSDIAILYRSNAQSRVLEEALLRERIPYRIYGGQRFFERAEIKNAMAYLRLLEGRGNDAALERVINVPARGIGEKTVEAIREHARHSDVSMWEAMRQLVANKGLTGRAAGALGAFIELIENLAAKCMEMPLHLMTQTVIEQSGLIAYHEAEKGEKGQARVENLEELVSAARNFENTEEDEELTPLAAFLGHASLEAGDTQADEHEDSIQLMTLHSAKGLEFPYVFLVGMEEGLFPHKMSLEEPGRLEEERRLAYVGITRAMQNLVMTYAETRRLYGSETYNKVSRFVREVPKGLIQEVRLSNSVSRPFGGNQSMSGSNLFSGSEIPETGFSLGQAVRHSIFGDGVILNFEGAGAQARVQVNFSEGSKWLMLGYAKLEAI from the coding sequence ATGCGCGATGATCTCTCCCTTCTGCTGAACTCCCTCAACGATGCCCAACGCCAGGCCGTAGCGGCCCCCGTTGGCCGTCAGTTGGTCCTGGCCGGTGCTGGCTCCGGTAAAACCCGAGTGCTGGTGCACCGTATCGCCTGGTTGATCCAGGTCGAAAACGCCTCGCCCCACTCCATTTTGTCGGTGACCTTCACCAACAAGGCCGCTGCCGAGATGCGTCACCGCATCGAGCAGTTGCTGGGCCTTAACCCGGCCGGCATGTGGGTCGGCACCTTCCACGGCCTGGCGCACCGCTTGTTGCGGGCGCACTGGCAGGAAGCGGGCTTGAGCCAGACTTTCCAGATTCTCGACAGCGATGACCAGCAAAGGCTGGTCAAGCGGGTGATCCGCGAGCTGGGTCTGGACGAGCAACGCTGGCCGGCCCGTCAGGCCCAATGGTTCATCAACGGACAGAAAGACGAAGGTCTGCGTCCGCAACACATTCAGGCCAGCGGCGACTTGTACCTGGCGACCATGCGCGGCATTTACGAGGCCTACGAGGCCGCATGCCTGCGCGCCGGCGTCATCGACTTCTCCGAACTGCTGCTGCGCGCCCTCGACCTGTGGCGCGATCACCCGGGCCTGCTGGCGCACTATCAGAAGCGCTTCCGGCACATTCTGGTGGACGAATTCCAGGACACCAACGCCGTGCAGTACGCCTGGTTGCGCCTGCTCGGCAAGGGCGGCGACAGCCTGATGGTGGTCGGCGACGACGACCAGTCGATTTACGGCTGGCGCGGGGCGAAGATCGAAAACATCCATCAGTACTCCGCCGACTTCCCGGACGCCGTGACCATTCGTCTGGAGCAAAACTACCGCTCCACTGCCGGCATCCTCAAAGCGGCAAACGCCCTCATCGCCAACAACACCGGGCGTCTGGGCAAAGAGCTGTGGACCGACGGCGGCGACGGCGAAGCGATCAATCTGTATGCCGCGTTCAACGAACACGACGAAGCACGCTACGTTGTCGAAACCATCGAAAGCGCGCTGAAAACCGGCTTGGCTCGCAGCGATATCGCGATCCTGTACCGCTCCAACGCCCAATCCCGCGTTTTGGAAGAAGCACTGCTGCGCGAACGCATCCCGTACCGCATCTATGGCGGCCAACGCTTCTTCGAACGGGCGGAAATCAAGAACGCCATGGCCTACCTGCGTTTGCTCGAAGGTCGCGGCAACGACGCGGCACTGGAGCGGGTGATCAACGTGCCGGCCCGTGGCATCGGTGAGAAAACCGTCGAAGCGATTCGCGAGCACGCACGCCACAGCGACGTATCGATGTGGGAAGCCATGCGCCAACTGGTCGCCAATAAAGGCCTGACCGGTCGCGCGGCCGGTGCGCTGGGGGCGTTTATCGAACTGATCGAGAACCTCGCGGCCAAGTGCATGGAGATGCCGCTGCATCTGATGACTCAGACCGTCATCGAGCAATCCGGCCTCATCGCTTACCACGAAGCGGAAAAAGGCGAGAAAGGCCAGGCCCGGGTGGAAAACCTTGAGGAACTGGTCAGCGCCGCGCGCAACTTCGAAAACACCGAAGAAGACGAAGAGCTGACGCCTCTGGCGGCGTTCCTCGGCCACGCTTCGCTGGAAGCCGGCGACACTCAGGCCGACGAACACGAAGACAGCATTCAGCTGATGACCCTGCACAGCGCCAAAGGCCTGGAATTCCCTTACGTGTTCCTCGTGGGCATGGAAGAAGGCCTGTTCCCGCACAAGATGAGCCTGGAAGAACCCGGGCGTCTTGAGGAAGAGCGGCGCTTGGCCTACGTCGGCATTACCCGGGCGATGCAGAATCTGGTGATGACCTATGCTGAAACCCGACGCCTTTACGGCAGCGAGACCTACAACAAGGTCTCGCGTTTCGTCCGCGAGGTGCCGAAGGGTCTGATTCAGGAAGTACGCCTGTCGAACAGCGTCAGCCGACCGTTCGGCGGCAACCAGTCGATGAGCGGCAGCAACCTGTTCAGCGGCAGCGAGATCCCGGAAACCGGCTTCAGTCTGGGTCAGGCGGTGCGTCACTCGATCTTCGGCGACGGCGTGATCCTCAACTTCGAGGGCGCCGGGGCCCAGGCCCGGGTGCAGGTGAACTTCAGCGAAGGCAGTAAGTGGCTGATGCTGGGTTACGCGAAGCTGGAAGCGATCTGA